In one Microbacterium invictum genomic region, the following are encoded:
- a CDS encoding shikimate dehydrogenase gives MLSGAATRLAVWGDPISHSRSPQVHAAAYAELGLPWTYERRRVSAEQFATTLRDPAETWRGLSLTMPLKHVAAKAARRLDRAAQLSGAVNTLIPDGDGACGFNTDVAGLVAAIREEGIDGADTGRILGAGATATSALLALDALGAREVEVRARRPEAAGHLVALGEKLHLAVTAVPLDAPRTRIGSAGAAPLTIATLPGDAALPASVLEAVLAPEALLVDVVYGTWPTLLAEAWERAGGRAISGLPMLLHQAVRQVRIFATGDADQPLARESDVVASMRRALMED, from the coding sequence ATGCTGAGTGGGGCTGCGACGCGACTGGCGGTGTGGGGCGACCCGATATCGCACAGTCGCTCCCCGCAGGTGCACGCCGCCGCCTACGCCGAGCTCGGTCTGCCGTGGACCTACGAGCGCCGCCGCGTGTCCGCCGAGCAGTTCGCGACCACGCTCCGAGACCCCGCGGAGACCTGGCGCGGCCTGTCGTTGACGATGCCGCTGAAGCACGTCGCCGCGAAGGCCGCCCGCCGTCTCGACCGTGCCGCGCAGCTCAGCGGCGCGGTGAACACCCTGATCCCGGACGGTGACGGGGCATGCGGCTTCAACACCGACGTCGCGGGGCTCGTCGCCGCGATCCGCGAGGAGGGGATCGACGGAGCCGACACCGGGAGGATCCTCGGCGCGGGCGCGACCGCGACCTCGGCGCTCCTCGCGCTGGATGCGCTGGGCGCGCGAGAGGTCGAGGTGCGGGCGCGCCGGCCGGAGGCCGCCGGTCACCTCGTCGCGCTGGGGGAGAAGCTCCACCTCGCGGTCACGGCGGTGCCGCTCGACGCTCCGCGCACCCGGATCGGCTCTGCGGGCGCCGCTCCGCTGACGATCGCGACGCTGCCCGGAGACGCCGCACTGCCGGCATCCGTCCTCGAGGCCGTCCTCGCGCCGGAGGCCCTGCTCGTCGATGTCGTCTACGGCACCTGGCCGACGCTCCTCGCCGAGGCATGGGAACGCGCGGGCGGGCGGGCGATCTCGGGGCTGCCGATGCTGCTGCATCAGGCCGTGCGCCAGGTGCGGATCTTCGCCACCGGCGACGCCGACCAGCCGCTCGCACGGGAGTCCGACGTCGTCGCGTCGATGCGCCGGGCCCTCATGGAAGACTAG
- the aroC gene encoding chorismate synthase yields the protein MLRVLTAGESHGPELVAIMEGLPAGVPVSRSAIQADLARRRLGYGRGSRMKFEADALEISAGVRHGYSLGSPIALRIGNTEWPKWTEVMSPEPVELTEMSRGRGAALTRPRPGHADLVGMQKYGFDEARPILERASARETAARVALGALARGFLAELGIELISHTLSIGPVRTPEDAPLPTPEDLEILDADPLRCFHPATSERMVAEVDAARKDGDTLGGIVEVLAYGLPPGLGSHVHWDRRLDGKLAQALMSIQAIKGVEVGDGFETTRRRGSQAHDELFAAAAGITRSTDRAGGTEGGMSTGTVLRVRAGMKPIATVPHALRTIDVATGEAAAAHHQRSDVCAVPAAGVVAEAMVAIVLAEVVLEKFGGDSVAETLRNLESYVAAIPDTLRTVGESDPAIATHDDLAV from the coding sequence ATGCTTCGCGTGCTCACCGCCGGGGAATCCCACGGCCCCGAACTCGTCGCCATCATGGAGGGTCTTCCCGCCGGCGTCCCGGTCTCCCGCTCCGCCATCCAGGCCGACCTCGCCCGGCGGCGCCTCGGCTACGGTCGCGGCTCGCGGATGAAGTTCGAAGCCGACGCGCTGGAGATCTCCGCCGGGGTCCGCCACGGGTACAGCCTGGGCAGCCCCATCGCCCTGCGCATCGGCAACACCGAGTGGCCCAAATGGACCGAGGTCATGAGCCCCGAGCCGGTCGAGCTCACCGAGATGTCCCGCGGGCGAGGCGCCGCCCTCACCCGTCCGCGCCCGGGCCACGCCGATCTGGTCGGCATGCAGAAGTACGGCTTCGACGAGGCCCGGCCGATCCTCGAGCGCGCGAGCGCGCGGGAGACCGCGGCACGCGTGGCCCTGGGGGCCCTTGCCCGCGGCTTCCTCGCCGAGCTGGGCATCGAGCTGATCAGCCACACGCTGTCCATCGGACCCGTGCGCACCCCCGAGGACGCGCCACTGCCGACGCCCGAAGACCTCGAGATCCTCGACGCCGATCCGCTGCGGTGCTTCCACCCCGCCACCTCCGAGCGGATGGTGGCCGAGGTCGATGCCGCACGCAAGGACGGCGACACCCTCGGCGGGATCGTCGAGGTGCTCGCCTACGGGCTCCCGCCGGGGCTCGGCTCGCACGTGCACTGGGACCGGCGGCTGGACGGCAAGCTGGCCCAGGCGCTGATGAGCATTCAGGCCATCAAGGGGGTTGAAGTCGGCGACGGCTTCGAGACCACCCGTCGCCGCGGCTCGCAGGCGCACGACGAACTGTTCGCCGCGGCGGCCGGGATCACCCGCAGCACCGACCGTGCCGGCGGAACCGAGGGCGGCATGTCCACGGGGACGGTGCTGAGGGTCCGCGCCGGCATGAAGCCGATCGCGACCGTGCCGCACGCGCTGCGCACGATCGACGTCGCCACCGGTGAGGCCGCCGCGGCCCACCACCAGCGTTCGGACGTGTGCGCGGTGCCCGCCGCCGGTGTCGTCGCCGAGGCGATGGTCGCCATCGTCCTCGCCGAGGTGGTGCTGGAGAAGTTCGGCGGCGACAGCGTCGCCGAGACGCTGCGCAACCTCGAGAGCTACGTCGCCGCCATCCCCGACACCCTCCGGACGGTCGGCGAGAGCGATCCGGCGATCGCCACGCACGATGACCTCGCCGTCTGA
- the ruvX gene encoding Holliday junction resolvase RuvX, producing MTGFRRGARLGVDVGKARVGVARSDPDGLLATPVETVARDERAVARVIELAGEYAAVELVVGLPLNLRGESTPSTDDARAFAEELARSSAVPVRLVDERLTTVSAHAVLRDSGRSQRSSRSIVDQAAAVVLLQHALDVEKRQGRPPGTPVPQEPA from the coding sequence ATGACCGGGTTCCGGCGAGGCGCGCGCCTGGGGGTCGACGTCGGGAAGGCTCGTGTCGGGGTCGCCCGTTCGGATCCCGACGGGCTGCTCGCGACGCCGGTGGAGACCGTGGCCCGGGACGAGCGTGCCGTCGCGCGGGTGATCGAGCTCGCGGGGGAGTACGCGGCCGTCGAGCTCGTCGTCGGTCTGCCGCTGAATCTGCGGGGCGAGTCGACGCCCTCGACGGACGATGCCCGGGCGTTCGCCGAGGAGCTCGCGCGATCCTCGGCGGTGCCCGTCCGGCTGGTCGATGAGCGTCTGACCACGGTCTCGGCGCACGCGGTTCTGCGCGATTCGGGCAGATCGCAGCGTTCTTCTCGTAGCATTGTGGACCAGGCCGCGGCCGTCGTTCTGCTTCAGCACGCCCTCGATGTGGAGAAGCGGCAGGGACGACCGCCCGGAACCCCCGTCCCCCAGGAGCCCGCCTGA
- the alaS gene encoding alanine--tRNA ligase, giving the protein MRTAEIAQRYLDYFERNGHTIVPSASLVSDDPSLLFTVAGMVPFIPYLTGVVPAPYSRAADVQKCIRTNDIEEVGKTPRHGTFFQMLGNWSFGDYFKEGAIRYAWDLLLSSEADGGLGFDEKDLWVTVYEDDDEAESLWRTVAGISPDRIQRLGRDSNYWSTGQPGPAGPCSEIFFDRGPAYGIDGGPATDDDRYVEIWNLVFMQYAITNVRSKVDFDIIGELPQKNIDTGMGLERVAFLKQGVENMYETDQVRPVLDRAVELSGRRYGAVHDDDVRFRVVADHVRSSLMLLADGVTPSNEGRGYILRRLMRRAIRAMRLLGVDAPTFPELFAASRDAMKAAYPNLDAEYSRLSAYAVAEEETFLRTLASGSTILDLAVATTKDAGGTSIAGADAFLLHDTYGFPIDLTLEIAEEAGLSVDRAAFDTLMQEQRSRAKADAKARKRAIADHSVYREFRARGETAFTGYTDLETESTVLGVLVDGVSVDRARQGEVAEVILAETALYAESGGQVADKGVIVGPGYVLDVLDVQRPVPGLISHTVEVRTGEVGVGQAATSVVDAANRRAAMQAHSATHLVHAALRDTLGKSATQAGSLNRAGYLRFDFTWGQALSGETRSEIEEIANNAVRDNLEVTTRVLSLDEAKELGALALFGEKYGDTVRMVDIGGPWSRELCGGTHVSRSAEVGLINLVGESSVGASNRRVEALVGADAFRELAAERAIVSQLTSSLKTPRDQLPARIADLTASLKAAEKKIAQLESKALGERLPQLVAAASRQGSYSVVAENLGTAASADDVRTLALQVRERLGADPAVVALGAVVGERPVVIVATNDAARGAGARAGVLAKTAAGILGGGGGGRDDLAQGGGTDAGALPAAMDAVARVLAGA; this is encoded by the coding sequence ATGAGAACCGCTGAGATCGCCCAGCGCTACCTCGACTACTTCGAGCGCAACGGCCACACCATCGTCCCCTCGGCCTCGCTCGTGAGCGACGACCCGTCCCTGCTCTTCACCGTCGCCGGCATGGTGCCCTTCATCCCCTACCTCACGGGCGTCGTGCCTGCGCCGTACTCGCGCGCCGCGGACGTGCAGAAGTGCATCCGCACCAACGACATCGAAGAGGTCGGCAAGACCCCGCGGCACGGCACGTTCTTCCAGATGCTCGGCAACTGGTCGTTCGGCGACTACTTCAAGGAGGGGGCGATCCGCTACGCGTGGGATCTCCTTCTCTCCTCCGAGGCCGACGGCGGTCTCGGGTTCGACGAGAAGGACCTCTGGGTCACCGTCTACGAGGACGACGACGAGGCCGAATCGCTCTGGCGCACGGTGGCCGGCATCTCGCCCGATCGGATCCAGCGACTCGGCCGCGACTCGAACTACTGGAGCACCGGGCAGCCGGGGCCGGCGGGTCCCTGCTCGGAGATCTTCTTCGATCGCGGCCCGGCCTACGGCATCGACGGCGGCCCTGCGACCGACGACGACCGGTACGTGGAGATCTGGAACCTCGTGTTCATGCAGTACGCGATCACCAACGTCCGCTCCAAGGTCGACTTCGACATCATCGGCGAGCTGCCGCAGAAGAACATCGACACCGGCATGGGGCTGGAGCGCGTCGCGTTCCTCAAGCAGGGTGTCGAGAACATGTACGAGACCGACCAGGTGCGGCCGGTCCTCGATCGCGCGGTCGAGCTGTCGGGCCGTCGCTACGGAGCAGTGCATGACGACGACGTGCGCTTCCGCGTCGTGGCCGACCACGTCCGTTCCTCCCTCATGCTGCTGGCCGACGGCGTGACCCCGTCCAACGAGGGTCGCGGCTACATCCTGCGGCGCCTCATGCGCCGCGCGATCCGCGCGATGCGCCTGCTGGGCGTGGACGCGCCGACCTTCCCCGAGCTGTTCGCGGCGTCCCGTGACGCGATGAAGGCCGCCTACCCGAACCTCGACGCGGAGTACTCCCGCCTGTCGGCGTATGCCGTCGCCGAGGAGGAGACGTTCTTGCGGACCCTGGCGTCGGGCTCGACGATCCTCGATCTCGCGGTGGCGACGACGAAGGATGCCGGGGGCACGAGCATCGCGGGTGCTGACGCGTTCCTGCTGCACGACACCTACGGGTTCCCGATCGACCTCACGCTGGAGATCGCCGAGGAGGCCGGGCTGAGCGTCGACCGGGCCGCCTTCGACACCCTCATGCAGGAGCAGCGCTCCCGCGCGAAGGCTGACGCGAAGGCGCGCAAGCGAGCGATCGCCGACCACAGCGTCTACCGCGAGTTCCGCGCTCGCGGCGAGACGGCCTTCACCGGGTACACCGACCTCGAGACCGAGTCGACCGTGCTCGGCGTGCTGGTGGACGGCGTGTCGGTCGACCGTGCCCGCCAGGGCGAGGTCGCCGAGGTCATCCTCGCCGAGACGGCCCTGTACGCCGAGTCGGGCGGTCAGGTCGCCGACAAGGGCGTGATCGTCGGTCCCGGGTACGTGCTCGACGTGCTGGACGTGCAGCGCCCGGTGCCGGGGCTCATCAGCCACACCGTGGAGGTGCGCACCGGCGAGGTCGGAGTCGGCCAGGCGGCGACCTCGGTCGTCGATGCGGCGAACCGTCGCGCCGCGATGCAGGCGCATTCGGCCACACATCTCGTGCACGCGGCCCTTCGCGACACCCTCGGTAAGTCTGCGACGCAGGCCGGATCGCTCAACCGGGCCGGGTATCTGCGCTTCGACTTCACCTGGGGCCAGGCGCTCTCGGGCGAGACGAGGTCCGAGATCGAGGAGATCGCCAACAACGCGGTGCGCGACAATCTCGAGGTCACCACGCGCGTGCTCTCGCTCGATGAGGCCAAGGAGCTCGGCGCCCTGGCGCTGTTCGGCGAGAAGTACGGCGACACCGTGCGGATGGTCGACATCGGCGGGCCCTGGTCGCGCGAACTGTGCGGCGGCACCCACGTGAGCCGCAGCGCAGAGGTCGGCCTCATCAATCTCGTCGGGGAGTCGTCGGTGGGCGCGTCCAACCGGCGCGTCGAGGCCCTCGTCGGAGCGGACGCCTTCCGCGAGCTGGCCGCCGAACGCGCCATCGTGTCGCAGCTGACCTCGTCGCTGAAGACCCCTCGCGATCAGCTCCCCGCACGCATCGCCGACCTCACGGCGAGCCTGAAGGCGGCGGAGAAGAAGATCGCGCAGCTGGAGTCCAAGGCGCTCGGCGAGCGCCTCCCGCAGCTTGTCGCGGCCGCCTCCCGCCAGGGTTCCTACTCGGTCGTCGCCGAGAATCTGGGTACGGCCGCCAGCGCGGACGACGTGCGGACCCTCGCCCTGCAGGTGCGTGAGCGGCTCGGTGCGGATCCGGCCGTCGTGGCCCTCGGCGCCGTGGTGGGGGAGCGCCCCGTGGTGATCGTGGCCACCAACGACGCCGCGCGCGGCGCCGGTGCCCGCGCCGGTGTGCTCGCCAAGACCGCCGCCGGGATCCTCGGCGGCGGCGGCGGGGGACGCGACGACCTCGCCCAGGGCGGGGGGACGGATGCCGGGGCGCTGCCGGCCGCGATGGACGCCGTCGCCCGGGTGCTCGCGGGGGCATGA
- a CDS encoding shikimate kinase, protein MTSPSEAIVLIGPMGAGKTSVGRRVARSLGCTFSDTDKIVVRDHGPIRDLFLTHGEAYFRAVERQAVAEALSRGGVVALGGGAILDPETRERLTRHRVVLLTVASHIVASRIHGDERPLLGGDDPAVRWRRIWEERRPIYEAAADVTFDTSSGPLARVVDDIVAWTRRVPAQETP, encoded by the coding sequence ATGACCTCGCCGTCTGAGGCGATCGTCCTCATCGGCCCGATGGGGGCGGGGAAGACGAGCGTCGGGCGGAGGGTCGCCCGGTCGCTCGGATGCACGTTCAGCGACACGGACAAGATCGTGGTTCGCGATCACGGACCGATCCGCGACCTCTTCCTTACCCACGGCGAAGCGTATTTCCGAGCCGTCGAGCGTCAGGCCGTCGCCGAAGCGCTCTCCCGCGGTGGCGTCGTCGCACTCGGCGGCGGAGCGATCCTCGATCCGGAGACGCGGGAGCGGCTGACCCGCCATCGCGTCGTCCTGCTCACGGTCGCATCGCACATCGTGGCCTCTCGCATCCACGGTGACGAACGACCGCTGCTGGGCGGCGACGATCCCGCCGTGCGGTGGCGCCGCATCTGGGAGGAGCGGCGACCGATCTATGAAGCAGCGGCAGACGTGACCTTCGACACCTCGTCGGGCCCGCTGGCCCGCGTCGTCGACGACATCGTGGCATGGACGCGGCGCGTTCCTGCCCAGGAGACTCCATGA
- a CDS encoding tetratricopeptide repeat protein yields MSTTGRLDARLGEFWQTAGDRPGAELFGMLETILSEESAATGRALFERASLHDHLGDEAAAVPLYRAALEAGLPAAHRTPAIIQLGSSLRNVGDVSAAIALLQTVEAEDPLFPAAQAFLALALHDDDKPTPALRTALAALGPRLPSYQRAVSFYAGDLAPRDRVRVVAVGLLVRDGWVLAEEYAAGAGRPAFLRVPGGGVAFGENAAEAVRREFAEELQADVAEVELLAITENIYDAHGRRGHEIVHVFSLRSAALERLPRGARRAVADSDTTVGWYDLAGLASGDLPLYPVEALGLAQAQTGR; encoded by the coding sequence ATGAGCACCACCGGTCGTCTCGACGCCCGTCTCGGTGAGTTCTGGCAGACGGCGGGCGATCGGCCCGGCGCCGAGCTGTTCGGGATGCTGGAGACGATCCTCTCCGAGGAGTCGGCGGCGACGGGACGCGCCCTCTTCGAGCGCGCGTCCCTCCACGACCACCTCGGCGACGAGGCCGCCGCCGTGCCGCTGTACCGCGCGGCGCTGGAGGCCGGGCTTCCCGCTGCGCACCGGACGCCGGCGATTATCCAGCTTGGCAGTTCGCTGCGCAATGTCGGCGACGTGTCGGCGGCGATCGCGCTGCTCCAGACCGTGGAGGCCGAGGATCCGCTCTTTCCGGCCGCGCAGGCGTTCCTGGCGCTGGCGCTGCATGATGACGACAAGCCCACGCCGGCCCTTCGCACCGCCCTGGCGGCACTGGGGCCGCGACTCCCGTCCTATCAGCGGGCGGTGTCGTTCTACGCCGGGGATCTCGCTCCGCGAGATCGGGTGAGGGTCGTCGCGGTGGGACTGCTCGTGCGTGACGGCTGGGTCCTCGCGGAAGAGTACGCCGCCGGAGCGGGCCGTCCTGCGTTCCTGCGTGTTCCCGGGGGCGGCGTCGCGTTCGGTGAGAACGCCGCCGAGGCGGTCCGGCGAGAGTTCGCCGAAGAGCTGCAGGCCGACGTCGCCGAGGTGGAGCTTCTCGCCATCACCGAGAACATCTACGACGCACACGGCCGGCGCGGCCACGAGATCGTCCACGTCTTCTCCCTGCGAAGCGCGGCGCTCGAACGACTCCCGCGGGGAGCGAGGCGGGCGGTGGCCGACAGCGACACCACGGTCGGGTGGTACGACCTCGCCGGCCTCGCGTCGGGGGACCTGCCGCTGTATCCCGTGGAGGCGCTGGGGCTGGCGCAGGCGCAGACGGGGCGCTGA
- the mltG gene encoding endolytic transglycosylase MltG, whose amino-acid sequence MPAPRSDPAPAPAPRSDPAPAPAPRVTPARASAGASIDDSPSRERGATRTAIRPAGTATLEDLFTGEATTEALGSPPPKPNRRRRRIGAAIAIGLVLAIIGGIVGGGLYVWNTYESQIREVMGWEEPADFEDGLANGEALVTIVSGDTGQSISQTLFDAGVTKTSNAFYDYLIDNGRSPTFMPGVYRLQLQMTSEAALAAIENPENKLENSALIPEGQTAEATLEIVSESLAMPLEELQAAAADPAVYGVSAQSLEGWLFPAMYTFDPGVTATDVIQTMVNRTVQSLDAAGVPVEDRQRILTIASIIQREARYEADMQKVSRVIQNRLDPNNQETFGKLQMDSTAQYGVGESREGVVSSSEEALTDPNPWNTYVQVGLPIGPIANPGDVAINAAMNPADGPWLYFVTVNLNTGETIFTETYNEHLRYVEQWREWCSQNPDAGC is encoded by the coding sequence GTGCCCGCTCCGCGGAGCGACCCTGCTCCCGCTCCCGCTCCGCGGAGCGACCCTGCTCCCGCTCCCGCTCCGCGGGTCACACCGGCGCGGGCCTCCGCCGGAGCATCCATCGACGACTCGCCGAGCCGCGAGCGTGGTGCCACGCGCACCGCCATTCGTCCGGCCGGAACAGCGACCCTCGAGGACCTCTTCACCGGTGAGGCCACCACCGAGGCCCTCGGATCCCCGCCGCCGAAGCCGAATCGGCGGCGGCGTCGCATCGGGGCGGCGATCGCGATCGGACTCGTCCTCGCCATCATCGGCGGCATCGTCGGAGGCGGTCTCTACGTCTGGAACACCTACGAGTCGCAGATCCGGGAGGTGATGGGCTGGGAGGAGCCGGCCGACTTCGAGGACGGTCTCGCGAACGGCGAGGCGCTCGTGACGATCGTCTCGGGCGACACCGGTCAGTCGATCTCGCAGACCCTCTTCGACGCCGGGGTCACCAAGACCTCGAATGCGTTCTACGACTACCTGATCGACAACGGCCGGAGCCCCACCTTCATGCCGGGTGTCTATCGGCTGCAGCTGCAGATGACCTCCGAAGCGGCGCTCGCGGCGATCGAGAACCCCGAGAACAAGCTCGAGAACTCCGCGCTCATCCCCGAGGGCCAGACCGCGGAGGCGACCCTCGAGATCGTCTCCGAGAGCCTCGCGATGCCCCTGGAAGAGCTGCAGGCCGCCGCCGCCGACCCCGCCGTGTACGGCGTGTCCGCTCAGAGTCTCGAGGGATGGCTGTTCCCCGCGATGTACACCTTCGATCCGGGCGTGACGGCGACGGACGTCATCCAGACGATGGTGAATCGCACGGTGCAGTCCCTGGATGCCGCGGGTGTCCCGGTCGAGGATCGGCAGCGCATCCTCACCATCGCCTCGATCATCCAGCGCGAGGCCCGCTACGAGGCGGACATGCAGAAGGTCTCGCGTGTCATCCAGAACCGTCTCGACCCGAACAACCAGGAGACCTTCGGCAAGCTGCAGATGGACTCCACCGCCCAGTACGGCGTCGGGGAGAGTCGTGAGGGCGTCGTGAGCTCGAGCGAGGAAGCCCTGACCGATCCGAACCCCTGGAACACCTACGTCCAGGTCGGACTGCCCATCGGGCCGATCGCCAATCCCGGGGACGTCGCGATCAACGCGGCGATGAACCCCGCCGACGGGCCCTGGCTGTACTTCGTCACCGTCAACCTCAACACGGGCGAGACGATCTTCACCGAGACCTACAACGAGCACCTGCGGTACGTCGAGCAGTGGCGGGAGTGGTGCAGCCAGAATCCCGACGCCGGATGCTGA
- the rpsD gene encoding 30S ribosomal protein S4, with protein MATKSQDRRKVRLSRALGVALTPKAARYLEKRPYAPGEHGRTKRKADSDYAVRLREKQRLREQYGIREKQMRNTFNEARRTQGLTGENLVELLEMRLDALVLRSGFARTTAQARQLVVHRHILVDGQTVDRPSFRVKPGQTIHVKAKSEGTEPFQVAAAGGHADVLPPVPGYLNVELDKLQAQLVRRPKRAEVPVVCDVQLVVEYYAAR; from the coding sequence GTGGCTACGAAGTCCCAGGACCGCCGCAAGGTCCGCCTGTCCCGCGCCCTCGGCGTGGCCCTCACCCCGAAGGCCGCCCGCTACCTCGAGAAGCGTCCCTACGCTCCGGGCGAGCACGGTCGCACCAAGCGCAAGGCCGACAGCGACTACGCCGTCCGCCTGCGCGAGAAGCAGCGTCTGCGCGAGCAGTACGGCATCCGCGAGAAGCAGATGCGCAACACCTTCAACGAAGCCCGTCGCACCCAGGGCCTGACAGGTGAGAACCTCGTCGAGCTGCTCGAGATGCGTCTGGACGCCCTCGTGCTGCGCTCGGGCTTCGCCCGCACCACCGCGCAGGCGCGCCAGCTGGTCGTGCACCGCCACATCCTCGTCGACGGCCAGACCGTCGACCGCCCGTCGTTCCGCGTGAAGCCGGGCCAGACCATCCACGTCAAGGCCAAGAGCGAGGGCACCGAGCCCTTCCAGGTCGCCGCCGCCGGCGGGCACGCCGACGTGCTGCCCCCCGTTCCGGGGTACCTGAACGTCGAGCTCGACAAGCTGCAGGCGCAGCTCGTGCGTCGCCCCAAGCGCGCCGAGGTCCCCGTCGTCTGCGACGTCCAGCTCGTCGTCGAGTACTACGCCGCACGCTGA
- a CDS encoding ATPase — MRSLSWFLLGIIGGFVAAHIVNKNPRGAELLAEVDARISEFTDRMGDAYRDQQGRFADTIDDLGDAAEKAVDAAADAAGEALAKAKAATTSSSD; from the coding sequence ATGAGAAGTCTCTCGTGGTTCTTGCTCGGGATCATCGGCGGGTTCGTCGCCGCCCACATCGTGAACAAGAACCCGCGCGGCGCTGAACTCCTCGCCGAGGTCGACGCCCGCATCTCGGAGTTCACCGACCGCATGGGCGACGCCTACCGCGATCAGCAGGGGCGCTTCGCCGACACGATCGACGACCTCGGCGACGCCGCCGAGAAGGCGGTCGACGCGGCCGCGGACGCCGCCGGTGAGGCGCTGGCGAAAGCCAAAGCGGCCACCACGTCGTCATCCGACTGA
- the aroB gene encoding 3-dehydroquinate synthase, whose translation MTDTTTLTVPGPAQYDVTVGRGLLTGLGAVLPPEARKVLIVHPPTLSAQAETLRTDLVGDRQVLLAEIPDAEQGKRIEVAAFCWQIMGQADFTRTDVVVGFGGGAVTDLAGFVAATWLRGVPIVQVPTTVLAMVDAAVGGKTGVNTAEGKNLVGAFWPPHAVVCDLDLLDTLSRNEATAGFAEVVKAGFVWHPEILDLIEADPEHIVDPGNPAFRRCLELAIDMKARVVGEDFREAGLREVLNYGHTLGHAIEHAERYRWRHGAAISVGMVFAAELSRLAGRLSDDVAQRHRDILTSLGLPTTYRAGAWPTLKATMQRDKKSRGGMLRFIVLDDLARPTVLQAPDESLMFAAYQEVGA comes from the coding sequence ATGACCGACACCACCACCCTCACCGTGCCCGGACCCGCCCAGTACGACGTCACCGTGGGGCGCGGCCTGCTGACCGGACTCGGCGCCGTCCTCCCCCCGGAGGCTCGGAAGGTGCTCATCGTGCACCCTCCCACGCTCTCCGCCCAGGCCGAGACTCTCCGCACCGACCTGGTCGGCGACCGGCAGGTGCTGCTCGCAGAGATTCCCGATGCCGAGCAGGGCAAGCGCATCGAGGTCGCCGCATTCTGCTGGCAGATCATGGGCCAAGCGGACTTCACACGCACCGACGTCGTCGTCGGTTTCGGAGGCGGCGCGGTGACGGACCTCGCCGGATTCGTCGCCGCGACGTGGTTGCGGGGTGTTCCGATCGTGCAGGTGCCGACGACCGTCCTCGCCATGGTCGATGCGGCCGTGGGCGGCAAGACCGGGGTGAACACCGCAGAGGGCAAGAATCTCGTCGGCGCCTTCTGGCCACCCCACGCCGTCGTCTGCGACCTGGATCTGCTCGACACGCTGTCTCGCAACGAAGCGACCGCCGGATTCGCGGAGGTGGTGAAGGCCGGCTTCGTGTGGCATCCGGAGATCCTCGACCTCATCGAAGCCGACCCCGAGCACATCGTCGACCCGGGCAACCCCGCGTTCCGCCGATGCCTTGAGCTCGCGATCGACATGAAGGCGCGGGTCGTGGGGGAGGACTTCCGGGAAGCGGGGCTGCGAGAGGTTCTGAACTACGGCCACACGCTCGGCCACGCGATCGAGCACGCCGAGCGGTACCGCTGGCGTCACGGTGCCGCCATCTCTGTCGGCATGGTCTTCGCGGCGGAGCTGTCGAGGCTGGCCGGCAGGCTGTCGGACGACGTCGCGCAACGCCACCGCGACATCCTCACCTCGCTCGGCCTGCCCACCACCTATCGCGCCGGGGCGTGGCCGACGCTCAAGGCCACGATGCAGCGGGACAAGAAGAGCCGCGGCGGCATGCTGCGCTTCATCGTCCTCGACGACCTCGCGCGACCTACGGTGCTCCAGGCCCCTGATGAGTCGCTGATGTTCGCGGCCTATCAGGAGGTCGGCGCGTGA